Proteins from a genomic interval of Danio rerio strain Tuebingen ecotype United States chromosome 4, GRCz12tu, whole genome shotgun sequence:
- the LOC137490889 gene encoding uncharacterized protein — MAFIKEESEDVKIEETFTVKQEDLQEQTDLIEQNEGSKEEEHPVKIEEKTNLQTDGILKRRDKNHFTCTQCGKSLAKKSKLKIHMRIHTGEKPFTCTQCGKSFSQSSHLNHHMRIHTGEKPFTCTQCGKSFSLSSNRNIHMRIHTGEKPFTCAQCGKSFSQSSNLNLHMMIHTGEKPFTCTQCGKSFSLLSSLNLHMRIHTGEKPFTCTQCGKSFSCSLYLNHHMRIHTGEKPFICTQCGKSFSQSSHLIKHMRIHTGEKPFTCTQCGKSFSQSSHLNKHLRIHTGEKPFTCTQCGKSFSQSSSCNLHLRIHTGEKSNNRISHA, encoded by the coding sequence acctaattgaacagaatgaggggagtaaagaggaggaacatcctgtcaaaattgaggaaaaaactaatttacagactgatggtattttgaaaaggagagacaagaatcatttcacctgcactcagtgtggaaagagtttggcaaaaaaaagcaaacttaagattcacatgaggatccacactggagagaaaccattcacatgcactcaatgtgggaagagtttcagccaatcatcacaccttaatcatcacatgagaatccacactggagagaaaccattcacatgcactcagtgtggtaagagtttcagcctatcatcAAACCGTAatatacacatgaggatccacactggagagaaaccattcacgtgcgctcagtgtgggaagagttttagccaatcatcaaaccttaatctacacatgatgatccacactggagagaaaccattcacatgcactcagtgtgggaagagtttcagcctattatcatcccttaatctacacatgaggatccacactggagagaaaccatttacatgcactcagtgtgggaagagtttcagctgctcaTTATACCTTAATcatcacatgagaattcacactggagagaaaccattcatatgcactcagtgtgggaagagtttcagccaatcatcacaccttattaaacacatgaggatccacactggagagaaaccattcacgtgcactcagtgtgggaagagtttcagccaatcatcacaccttaataaacacttaaggatccacactggagagaaaccattcacatgcactcagtgtgggaagagtttcagccagtcATCATCCTGTAATCTACacttgaggatccacactggagagaaatcaAACAACAGGATTTCGCATGCTTAA